In Phenylobacterium zucineum HLK1, one DNA window encodes the following:
- a CDS encoding Glu/Leu/Phe/Val family dehydrogenase — MQAQGLYAGPVFDMARSQFEQVADHLGIASDERPRLLYPKRAISVSVPIHRDDGRTEVFQGFRVQHHLTRGPGKGGTRFAPQLEMGEVAALAVWMSWKCALADLPFGGAKGGVNCDPRALSRRELEAVSRRYMQEMIPFVGPKTDVMAPDVGTDETVMGWFVDTYSMHQGFTANEVVTGKPVGLGGTAGRRAATGRGVALTIGEAMKVIGLPPVGATAIVQGFGNVGSVTAEILSEEMGLRVLGVSDHSAAYFHPDGLPVAELIQHVKRHGALTGWSNELLTDPRELLTRPCDVLVPAAVERVIDADIARRLQCRILAEGANGPTTPEADVVLDQRRGEVFVIPDILCNSGGVIVSYFEWVQGLQRLFWSEDEVNDSLARQMFKAFANVVSRAQRDGISHRMAATAIGVEHVLLSKLQRGLFP; from the coding sequence ATGCAAGCCCAAGGACTTTACGCCGGTCCTGTCTTCGACATGGCGCGGAGCCAGTTCGAGCAGGTCGCGGATCATCTCGGCATCGCCTCCGATGAGCGACCGCGCCTGCTTTACCCGAAGAGAGCCATCTCGGTGTCGGTCCCGATCCACAGGGATGACGGTCGCACAGAGGTCTTTCAGGGTTTCAGGGTGCAACATCATCTCACTCGCGGGCCTGGCAAAGGGGGGACACGGTTCGCACCTCAACTCGAAATGGGCGAGGTTGCCGCCCTTGCTGTCTGGATGAGCTGGAAGTGCGCTCTTGCGGATCTGCCCTTCGGCGGCGCCAAGGGCGGCGTCAACTGCGATCCCAGGGCCCTGTCGCGGCGCGAACTCGAGGCCGTATCTCGCCGCTACATGCAGGAGATGATCCCGTTTGTCGGCCCAAAGACCGATGTCATGGCGCCGGATGTCGGGACCGACGAGACGGTGATGGGCTGGTTCGTCGACACCTATTCGATGCACCAGGGCTTCACGGCCAATGAGGTGGTCACGGGCAAACCAGTAGGGCTCGGCGGCACGGCCGGACGGCGCGCCGCCACAGGCCGCGGCGTGGCCCTGACGATCGGCGAGGCGATGAAGGTGATCGGCCTTCCGCCCGTCGGCGCGACAGCAATCGTCCAGGGCTTCGGCAACGTAGGTTCAGTAACCGCGGAAATTCTCTCCGAAGAGATGGGCCTGCGGGTACTTGGCGTCAGCGACCATTCCGCCGCCTACTTCCACCCTGACGGCCTGCCGGTCGCCGAGCTCATCCAGCACGTGAAGCGTCACGGTGCTCTGACAGGCTGGTCCAACGAGCTGCTCACGGATCCGCGGGAGCTTCTGACCCGGCCCTGTGATGTGCTTGTTCCCGCCGCTGTCGAACGCGTGATTGACGCCGACATCGCACGCCGGCTGCAGTGCCGCATCCTGGCCGAGGGCGCCAACGGACCCACGACGCCCGAGGCTGATGTCGTCCTCGATCAGCGCCGCGGCGAGGTGTTCGTGATCCCGGACATCCTCTGCAACAGCGGCGGAGTGATCGTCTCCTATTTCGAGTGGGTGCAGGGCCTGCAGCGCCTGTTCTGGTCTGAGGACGAGGTGAACGACAGCCTCGCCCGGCAGATGTTCAAGGCTTTCGCCAACGTGGTCTCCCGGGCGCAACGCGACGGCATTTCCCATCGCATGGCCGCCACAGCCATCGGCGTCGAACACGTGCTCCTCAGCAAGCTGCAGCGCGGCTTGTTCCCCTGA
- a CDS encoding DUF3422 family protein yields MALQARSHPRRASLSEEMHLRKLPGVRPPARALQAVLVASDTQLMATARLLRERAKIEATGGARYLTWREGQMSVAWERHTEFMTLTFLWEGAGRNFEFEGVEAALELLLTLPGEVLRASKIHILGPDCATPADADLGQLFSADDLVICDVADGRARIWSDFRLHDDGFGRLLIADRGLQKGEPALLLQRLQELGNYRKMALIGLPVAQAANPAVAELEQRLADLTKEMSVGSATDDTILADLLELSADLARLSAETRHRMSATRAYAQLCAERLRQLRVSPVAGYRSLEDFTERRLSPAARTCAAFTVRLDDLSRQAGWASALLRTRIDTRLAGQQRDLLASMDRRTDLQLRLQHMVEWVSAAAVAYYLVGLLHYAVAPFDHVAGLQQETVLALASPAALVAVVLVMHAFARRFRRPANGSSKAGNS; encoded by the coding sequence ATGGCGTTGCAGGCGCGCAGCCATCCACGGCGCGCCTCCCTGTCCGAGGAGATGCACCTTCGCAAGTTGCCCGGCGTTCGTCCGCCGGCGCGCGCGCTGCAGGCTGTCCTCGTCGCGAGCGACACTCAGCTTATGGCAACGGCCAGGTTGCTGAGAGAACGCGCTAAGATCGAGGCCACGGGCGGAGCGCGCTATCTCACGTGGCGCGAGGGACAGATGAGTGTCGCGTGGGAGCGGCACACGGAGTTCATGACGCTCACGTTCCTTTGGGAGGGGGCCGGGCGAAACTTCGAGTTCGAGGGCGTCGAGGCCGCCCTCGAACTTCTTCTCACCCTTCCCGGCGAGGTGCTGCGGGCCAGCAAGATCCACATCCTTGGACCTGACTGCGCGACGCCAGCAGACGCCGATCTTGGCCAGCTGTTCTCAGCCGATGATCTGGTGATTTGTGACGTCGCCGACGGACGTGCACGGATCTGGTCTGACTTCCGTTTGCACGATGACGGCTTTGGACGGCTGCTGATTGCGGATCGCGGGCTGCAGAAAGGTGAGCCAGCCCTGCTCCTGCAGCGGCTTCAGGAGCTCGGCAACTATCGGAAGATGGCTCTCATCGGCCTTCCGGTGGCGCAGGCCGCAAACCCCGCGGTCGCCGAGCTCGAGCAGCGCCTTGCCGATCTGACGAAGGAAATGTCGGTCGGTTCGGCGACCGACGACACGATCCTGGCCGACCTTCTGGAGCTAAGCGCCGACCTTGCGCGGCTCAGCGCCGAGACGCGACACAGAATGAGCGCCACCCGCGCTTACGCGCAGCTCTGCGCGGAGCGATTGCGGCAACTGCGAGTAAGTCCGGTCGCTGGCTATCGGTCGCTGGAGGACTTCACGGAGCGCCGCCTCTCGCCAGCGGCGCGCACCTGCGCGGCGTTCACCGTCCGACTGGATGACCTGTCGCGCCAGGCCGGTTGGGCGAGCGCCCTGTTGCGGACGCGGATCGACACGCGACTGGCAGGTCAGCAGCGAGACCTTCTCGCCTCGATGGACCGGCGAACGGATCTTCAGTTGCGGCTTCAGCACATGGTCGAATGGGTTTCGGCGGCCGCTGTCGCCTACTACCTCGTCGGGCTGTTGCATTACGCTGTGGCGCCCTTCGATCACGTGGCGGGGCTGCAGCAGGAGACGGTGCTGGCCCTTGCCTCGCCGGCGGCCCTCGTTGCGGTCGTTCTCGTCATGCACGCCTTCGCCCGCCGGTTCCGCAGGCCGGCGAACGGCTCTTCGAAAGCAGGAAACAGTTGA
- a CDS encoding hydantoinase B/oxoprolinase family protein encodes MSSNLFTLEIIKDSLVAVGEEMFNAMLRTSMSPIIYEGTDFAVGATDARGNLLAQGNGVAAFLAALDTAVVSALEHYDPSEIRPGDVFITNTPYEGGGTHLSDVAILIPVFHEGRLIAWTVNKAHWTEVGGAQPGSVSSSSTDIYQEGLRFTFIKLYDEGRLNQPVVQIIRDNVRLPDSTIGDMHAGVAAARVGEKRILELVARYGAEMVLQAMDELLDYGEKMTRAALATIPSGVYEAEDIIEEDGLGNGPFKVRVKVTVTGDRLVADFTGSSPQAPGPVNTTYSGLMTGARCLFKAITDPGIPANGGCFRMLEVVCPPGTVLTAIEPAPVSMNFQARNAAVDVMWKALAPILPHRLPAGHQQSVCATFISGKHPDTGELFVIGEPLVGGWGASQDTDGDAGQFCSSNGETYNIPCELFEARYGLQVAQYAFHDQDGGAGRYRGGKGVVLDYRVTAERAFLTYAAARTSSRPWALLGGQEGSNNYAEIRRHDGSVERYGMCTTVPVERDEIIRIYTATGGGYGDPRTRPRELVEQDMKNGFVTPQQAAEHYGYRP; translated from the coding sequence GTGTCGTCAAACCTTTTCACGCTCGAGATCATCAAGGATTCGCTGGTGGCGGTCGGCGAAGAGATGTTCAACGCCATGCTGCGGACCAGCATGAGCCCGATCATCTATGAGGGCACGGATTTCGCGGTCGGGGCGACGGACGCCAGAGGCAATCTGCTAGCGCAGGGTAACGGCGTAGCCGCATTCCTGGCAGCCCTCGACACCGCCGTTGTCTCGGCGCTCGAGCACTACGATCCGAGCGAGATTCGTCCCGGCGACGTGTTCATCACCAACACCCCCTACGAGGGCGGCGGCACGCACCTGTCTGACGTGGCGATCCTCATCCCCGTGTTCCATGAGGGCCGGCTGATCGCCTGGACGGTGAACAAGGCCCATTGGACCGAAGTGGGCGGGGCGCAGCCAGGCAGCGTGTCCAGTTCATCGACCGACATCTACCAGGAGGGCCTGCGCTTCACCTTCATCAAGCTCTACGACGAAGGACGGCTGAACCAGCCGGTCGTGCAGATCATCCGGGACAACGTCCGGCTTCCGGACTCGACCATCGGCGACATGCATGCCGGGGTGGCGGCAGCGCGTGTCGGCGAAAAGCGGATCCTCGAACTCGTCGCCAGGTACGGCGCCGAGATGGTTCTCCAGGCGATGGATGAGCTGCTGGACTACGGGGAAAAAATGACCAGGGCCGCGCTGGCGACGATCCCGAGCGGCGTCTACGAAGCCGAGGACATCATCGAGGAGGATGGTCTCGGAAACGGTCCCTTCAAGGTGAGGGTGAAGGTGACGGTCACCGGCGATCGTCTTGTCGCCGACTTCACCGGCTCGTCGCCCCAGGCGCCGGGGCCTGTGAACACGACCTACTCGGGTCTGATGACCGGAGCGCGCTGCCTTTTCAAGGCGATCACTGACCCGGGCATTCCGGCCAACGGCGGCTGTTTTCGAATGCTTGAGGTGGTCTGTCCGCCAGGGACGGTTCTCACCGCCATCGAACCGGCTCCGGTTTCGATGAACTTTCAGGCGCGAAACGCCGCCGTCGACGTCATGTGGAAGGCGCTGGCCCCCATTCTCCCGCACCGTCTGCCGGCGGGTCACCAGCAGTCGGTCTGCGCCACCTTCATCTCTGGCAAGCATCCTGACACGGGGGAGCTCTTCGTGATCGGCGAGCCCCTGGTCGGCGGCTGGGGAGCCTCCCAGGACACCGATGGCGACGCCGGCCAGTTCTGCAGCTCCAATGGCGAGACCTACAACATCCCCTGCGAGCTGTTCGAAGCGCGCTACGGGCTTCAGGTCGCCCAATACGCCTTCCACGATCAGGACGGCGGCGCCGGACGCTACCGGGGCGGGAAGGGGGTCGTGCTCGATTATCGCGTTACCGCCGAGCGTGCGTTTCTCACCTATGCCGCAGCCCGAACGTCATCTCGGCCCTGGGCCCTTCTGGGAGGTCAGGAAGGCTCAAACAACTACGCGGAGATCCGTCGCCACGACGGATCGGTGGAACGCTACGGGATGTGCACGACCGTTCCGGTCGAGCGCGACGAGATCATCCGCATCTACACGGCCACGGGCGGCGGCTACGGAGATCCCAGGACCAGGCCGCGGGAGCTCGTGGAACAGGATATGAAGAACGGCTTCGTAACGCCCCAGCAGGCCGCCGAGCACTACGGCTATCGGCCCTGA